The following proteins come from a genomic window of Pseudomonas putida:
- a CDS encoding MFS transporter produces the protein MNHSKIPPAAPRMSQGSIGDKLRGAFGVGKTRWGMLALVFFATTLNYIDRAALGIMQPVLAKEMSWTAMDYANINFWFQVGYAIGFLLQGRLIDKVGVKRAFFFAVLLWSLATGAHGLATSAAGFMVCRFILGLTEAANYPACVKTVRLWFPAGERAIATGLFNAGTNVGAMVTPALLPLILAVWGWQAAFIAMGSLGLVWVVLWVLKYYNPEDHPRVRQSEVQYIQQDDEPEPTRVPFSRILRLRGTWAFAVAYAMTAPVFWFYLYWLPPFLNQQYSLGINVTQMGIPLIIIWLTADFGSIGGGILSSWLIGRGVRATTARLVSMLIFACTMLSVIFAANASGLWVAVAAISIAVGAHQAWTANIWSLVMDYTPKHLVSTVFGFGSMCAAIGGMFMTQIVGSVLTATNNNYAVLFTMIPAMYFLALVWMYVMAPRKVESA, from the coding sequence ATGAACCACTCCAAGATCCCCCCCGCCGCGCCCCGGATGTCCCAGGGCTCGATCGGCGACAAGCTCCGCGGCGCCTTCGGCGTCGGCAAGACCCGTTGGGGCATGCTCGCCCTGGTGTTCTTCGCCACCACCCTGAACTACATCGACCGCGCCGCCCTCGGCATCATGCAGCCCGTGCTGGCCAAGGAAATGAGCTGGACGGCGATGGACTACGCCAACATCAATTTCTGGTTCCAGGTCGGCTATGCCATCGGCTTTCTGCTGCAAGGCCGACTGATCGACAAGGTCGGGGTCAAACGGGCCTTCTTCTTCGCTGTACTGCTGTGGAGCCTGGCCACGGGTGCCCACGGCCTGGCCACCTCGGCGGCAGGTTTCATGGTTTGCCGCTTCATCCTCGGCCTGACCGAGGCCGCCAACTACCCAGCCTGCGTCAAGACCGTGCGCCTGTGGTTCCCGGCGGGTGAGCGGGCCATTGCAACGGGGCTGTTCAACGCCGGTACCAATGTTGGCGCCATGGTCACCCCTGCGCTGTTGCCGCTGATCCTGGCTGTGTGGGGCTGGCAGGCTGCGTTCATCGCCATGGGCAGCCTGGGCCTGGTGTGGGTCGTGCTGTGGGTATTGAAGTACTACAACCCTGAAGACCACCCCCGCGTGCGTCAGAGCGAGGTGCAGTACATCCAGCAGGATGATGAGCCCGAGCCGACCCGCGTGCCGTTCAGCCGTATCCTGCGCCTGCGTGGCACCTGGGCTTTTGCAGTGGCCTATGCGATGACCGCGCCAGTGTTCTGGTTCTACCTGTACTGGCTGCCGCCGTTCCTGAACCAGCAATACAGCCTCGGCATCAACGTGACCCAGATGGGCATCCCGTTGATCATCATCTGGCTGACGGCAGACTTCGGCAGCATCGGGGGTGGCATCCTGTCGTCGTGGCTGATCGGCCGTGGCGTGCGTGCCACGACAGCGCGGCTGGTGTCCATGCTGATCTTTGCCTGCACCATGCTCAGCGTCATCTTTGCCGCCAACGCCAGTGGGCTGTGGGTCGCGGTGGCGGCCATCTCGATCGCGGTAGGCGCGCACCAGGCGTGGACGGCGAATATCTGGAGCCTGGTGATGGACTACACACCCAAGCACCTGGTGAGCACCGTATTCGGCTTCGGCAGCATGTGTGCGGCAATTGGCGGGATGTTCATGACGCAGATTGTCGGCAGCGTGCTGACCGCTACCAACAACAACTATGCCGTGCTGTTTACCATGATCCCCGCCATGTACTTCCTGGCGTTGGTGTGGATGTATGTCATGGCACCGCGCAAGGTCGAGAGCGCCTGA
- a CDS encoding FAD-dependent oxidoreductase gives MPPLECDVLVIGSGASGLAAAVTAAHHGLTVVVAEKASQLGGTSAWSGGWLWIPRNPLAIAEGIVEADDAPERYLRAQTHTRELDPRQRAFLRHGPEMVAFFQQHTAVQFQCGSRMPDMREGDGSARGGRSLCALPYDGRRLGPWLHKLRPPLDIVSLAGMGIAGGADMAAFFNTTRSPKAALHVGKRLLRHGRDLLLHRRGLHLVNGNALVARLLRSALDRGVTLLTEKAASRLLLCEERVNGALFADGQTIYARRGVVLACGGFPHDRQRISQLMPHAPDGDQHYSAAPRENSGDGLRLGEQAGGQVSAAGAHGGAWAPVSQVPRGNGHFGHFPHLIDRAKPGFIAVRRDGRRFVNEADCYHDFMNALFAATPQAEQPEAWLICDHAAQRRYGMGWAKPFPFPTRFYQRSGYLHSGATLAQLAQRCGIDAEQLQRTVEGFNHHAAQGEDPTFLRGASAYNRAQGDPQQAPNPSLRPLLKGPFHAVKLLPGSLGTFAGLDTDASARVLDHEGQPIPGLFAVGNDMHSVMGGYYPSGGITLGPGMTFGYLAGRALSGGCAHH, from the coding sequence ATGCCCCCCCTTGAATGTGACGTACTCGTCATCGGCTCCGGCGCCTCAGGCCTGGCTGCCGCCGTAACCGCCGCGCATCATGGCCTGACAGTGGTCGTCGCGGAAAAAGCCAGCCAGCTGGGCGGCACCAGCGCCTGGTCGGGGGGCTGGTTGTGGATACCGCGCAACCCTCTGGCCATCGCCGAAGGCATCGTCGAAGCCGACGATGCCCCGGAGCGCTATTTGCGTGCGCAAACCCACACCCGCGAGTTGGACCCGCGTCAACGCGCCTTCCTGCGCCATGGTCCGGAAATGGTGGCGTTCTTCCAGCAACACACTGCCGTGCAGTTCCAGTGCGGTAGCCGTATGCCCGACATGCGTGAAGGCGATGGCAGTGCACGCGGCGGTCGCTCGCTGTGTGCATTACCTTACGACGGGCGACGGCTAGGGCCTTGGCTGCACAAGTTGCGCCCGCCGCTGGACATCGTCAGCCTGGCCGGCATGGGCATTGCCGGAGGTGCCGACATGGCTGCCTTCTTCAACACCACACGCTCGCCAAAGGCAGCGCTGCATGTTGGCAAGCGCCTGTTGCGCCATGGCCGAGACCTGCTGCTGCACCGTCGCGGCCTACATCTGGTCAATGGCAACGCGCTGGTAGCGCGCCTGCTGCGCAGCGCCCTTGATCGTGGCGTGACATTGCTGACCGAGAAAGCGGCCAGCCGACTGTTGTTGTGCGAAGAACGGGTCAACGGCGCGCTGTTTGCCGACGGCCAAACGATCTACGCACGGCGTGGTGTGGTGCTGGCGTGCGGTGGTTTCCCACATGATCGCCAGCGTATCTCGCAACTGATGCCGCACGCGCCGGACGGTGACCAGCATTACTCCGCTGCGCCCAGGGAGAATAGCGGTGACGGTTTGCGCCTGGGCGAACAGGCGGGTGGCCAGGTGTCTGCGGCAGGCGCCCACGGGGGCGCCTGGGCGCCGGTATCGCAGGTACCGCGCGGCAATGGCCATTTCGGCCATTTTCCACACCTGATCGACCGCGCGAAGCCCGGTTTCATCGCCGTGCGCCGCGATGGTCGGCGCTTCGTCAACGAAGCCGATTGCTACCACGACTTCATGAACGCGCTTTTCGCCGCCACGCCGCAGGCTGAGCAGCCGGAGGCCTGGCTGATCTGCGACCATGCTGCGCAACGACGCTATGGCATGGGTTGGGCCAAGCCCTTTCCCTTCCCTACCCGCTTCTATCAGCGCAGTGGCTATTTGCACAGCGGCGCTACCCTGGCGCAACTGGCGCAGCGCTGCGGGATCGACGCCGAGCAGTTGCAGCGCACGGTGGAGGGCTTCAACCATCATGCGGCACAAGGTGAAGACCCAACCTTTCTACGTGGCGCATCGGCCTACAACCGGGCCCAAGGCGACCCGCAGCAGGCACCTAACCCGTCGCTTCGGCCGTTGCTGAAGGGGCCGTTCCATGCGGTGAAACTGCTGCCAGGCAGCCTTGGCACCTTCGCCGGCCTGGACACAGACGCCTCAGCCCGCGTACTGGACCACGAAGGGCAGCCGATACCCGGGTTGTTTGCAGTGGGTAACGACATGCACAGCGTGATGGGTGGGTACTACCCGAGCGGCGGCATTACCCTTGGGCCAGGGATGACCTTCGGGTATCTGGCCGGTAGAGCGTTGAGCGGGGGCTGTGCACATCATTGA
- a CDS encoding NIPSNAP family protein: protein MYYELRTYTLDPLKMADWLALYQSHALEVQSEHLGNLVGFFTSEFGDVNQVVHIWGYASLDDRMARRAAMAADSRWAEFSRRNRELGAVLRLQSRLLRPTGFSPLQ from the coding sequence ATGTACTACGAACTGAGAACCTACACCCTCGACCCCTTGAAAATGGCCGACTGGCTGGCCCTGTACCAAAGCCACGCACTCGAGGTGCAGAGCGAACACCTGGGCAACCTGGTGGGCTTTTTCACCAGCGAGTTCGGCGACGTCAACCAAGTGGTGCACATCTGGGGCTATGCCAGCCTCGACGACCGCATGGCGCGCCGCGCAGCCATGGCGGCAGACTCGCGCTGGGCGGAATTCTCGCGACGCAACCGCGAGCTAGGCGCGGTACTGCGCCTGCAATCGCGGCTGCTGCGCCCGACCGGTTTCTCACCGCTGCAGTAA
- a CDS encoding FAD-dependent oxidoreductase → MTTLEHTRNSFDLVVLGSGAGGFAAAATASRRGLKVLVVEKAERFGGTSAISGGAVWLYGTDQARDAGAKDSPEAMRTYLKQVIGDGYDPALGDAFIEHGHQALRWLEQNTELRYALRPLSPDYYPDAPGATQFGRALEMVEYDGKHLGTRFKDLQMPPPGMLLFGGMMVNRVDIQHFLSIRRSPRSLWHCLKLMARYARDRLQHPRGTRLTTGNALIARLATSAFAHGTQLWLRSEAVELIAEHGVITGVVVQREGRRERVMARGGVVCAMGGFAAGAMAASYRPAQKAPHLTMSPPANDGAALRLAQAVAAAEGESLAANFFWAPVSELRHADGERERFPHLVTDRAKPGVIAVDQAGRRFVNESDSYHHFVHTMFANGIASCWLVCDAEAMNRYGLGLARPKPVNNQALIDAGYLYRATTSQALALAIGVDPQVFAHTLAQFNSDAGNGIDRAFGKGGNSYNRYMGDPQHAPNPCLAPLTKGPFYAIRIHTGDLGSARGLVTNADANVLNRSGLPIPGLYAVGNDMNSLMKGTYPGPGITLGPALTFGWLAANHITARLQAPATHTENPACTTN, encoded by the coding sequence ATGACGACTCTGGAGCACACACGCAACAGCTTCGACCTGGTTGTGCTGGGCAGCGGTGCCGGTGGTTTCGCCGCTGCCGCCACAGCATCCCGCCGGGGGCTAAAGGTGCTGGTGGTGGAAAAGGCCGAACGCTTTGGCGGCACCTCGGCGATTTCTGGCGGCGCGGTGTGGCTGTATGGCACCGACCAGGCCCGTGACGCCGGCGCCAAGGATTCTCCCGAGGCAATGCGCACCTACCTCAAGCAGGTCATCGGCGACGGCTACGACCCCGCCTTGGGCGATGCCTTCATCGAGCATGGTCACCAAGCGCTGCGCTGGCTGGAGCAGAACACCGAACTGCGTTATGCCCTGCGCCCACTCTCACCCGACTATTACCCGGATGCACCCGGCGCCACTCAGTTCGGTCGGGCGCTGGAAATGGTCGAATACGACGGCAAACACCTGGGCACACGCTTCAAGGACCTGCAGATGCCACCGCCCGGCATGCTGCTGTTCGGCGGCATGATGGTCAACCGGGTGGATATCCAGCATTTCCTCAGCATTCGCCGCTCACCCAGGTCGCTGTGGCATTGCCTGAAGCTGATGGCGCGTTACGCGCGCGACCGCCTGCAGCACCCACGCGGCACCCGGCTTACCACTGGCAACGCATTGATCGCCCGCCTGGCCACCAGCGCCTTCGCCCACGGCACGCAGTTGTGGTTACGCAGCGAGGCCGTGGAGCTGATCGCCGAGCACGGCGTGATCACGGGCGTGGTCGTACAGCGCGAGGGCCGCCGTGAGCGGGTAATGGCCCGTGGTGGCGTGGTGTGCGCCATGGGCGGATTCGCAGCAGGCGCAATGGCCGCCAGCTACCGCCCTGCTCAAAAGGCGCCGCACCTGACCATGTCACCACCGGCAAACGACGGAGCCGCCCTGCGCCTTGCCCAGGCCGTGGCAGCAGCCGAGGGCGAGAGCCTGGCGGCCAACTTCTTCTGGGCACCGGTTTCCGAACTACGTCATGCCGATGGTGAACGTGAGCGCTTCCCGCACCTGGTCACCGACCGCGCCAAGCCGGGCGTAATTGCGGTAGACCAAGCCGGGCGGCGCTTCGTCAACGAGTCCGACTCCTACCACCACTTCGTGCACACCATGTTCGCCAACGGCATTGCCAGCTGCTGGCTGGTCTGCGATGCCGAGGCAATGAACCGGTACGGGCTTGGCCTGGCGCGGCCCAAGCCCGTCAACAACCAGGCGTTGATCGACGCAGGCTACCTGTATCGGGCCACCACATCGCAGGCACTGGCCCTGGCCATCGGCGTCGATCCACAGGTGTTTGCGCACACACTTGCACAGTTCAACAGCGATGCCGGCAATGGCATCGACCGCGCATTTGGCAAAGGCGGCAACAGTTACAACCGCTACATGGGCGACCCGCAACATGCGCCCAACCCATGCTTGGCCCCCCTGACCAAGGGGCCGTTCTATGCCATCCGCATTCACACCGGCGACCTCGGTTCAGCCCGTGGTCTGGTGACCAACGCCGATGCCAACGTGCTGAACCGCAGCGGTTTGCCCATTCCCGGGCTGTATGCGGTCGGCAACGACATGAACTCACTGATGAAGGGCACCTACCCCGGCCCCGGCATCACCCTGGGCCCTGCCCTCACCTTCGGCTGGCTTGCTGCCAACCACATCACCGCGCGCCTGCAGGCGCCGGCTACCCATACGGAGAACCCGGCATGTACTACGAACTGA